Genomic DNA from Hymenobacter jejuensis:
TTCCTTCACAATGTCGATGACGCGTTGGCTTTCGTCGAATTCCAGCTCGGTCTGGGTGTAGTAGCCAAATACCGTCGTCTGACCGGCATCCACCGCGCCGCTGTCGGGCTGGAGCTTGCCGGTGAGCATGTTCAGCAACGTCGATTTGCCGGCGCCGTTTGGCCCAATCAGGCCAATGCGATCCTTTTTCTTGAACACGTAGCTGAAGTCGTCGAGCACGACTTTGTTGCCGAACTGTTTGTGCAGGTGCTCTACCTCAATGATTTTGCCACCCTGGCGCGTGGTTTTCACCGAAAGCTCCAGTTGTGGACCGCCGATTTTGGTTTTGGCCTTCTCCTGCGTTTCATAGAAAGCGTCGATGCGGGCTTTTTGCTTGGTACCGCGGGCCTGCGGTTGCCGACGCATCCACTCCAATTCTTTGCGGAGCAGGTTGCGGGCTTTTTCTACCTCGGCCACTTCCATTTGCTCGCGCTCGGCTTTCTTCTCCACAAAATAAGAGTAGTTGCCTTGGTAGCGGTGCACTTTGCCCTGGTCGAGCTCCACGATTTCGTTGGCCACCTTGTCCAGGAAGTAGCGGTCGTGGGTAACCATCAGCAGCGTCAGCGATGGCGACGCCAAGCGGTTTTCCAGCCACTCGATCGTGTCAAGATCCAGGTGGTTGGTGGGCTCGTCAAGTATCAGGATTTCAGGCTCTTCGATAAGCACACGGGCCAAGGCCACGCGTTTGCGTTGGCCGCCCGAGAGCTTATCGACGCGGCGTTCCAGCAACTCACCCAGGATGCCCAAGCGGCCCAAGATTTGTTTTACCTGCGCTTCATAGTCCCAGGCGTTGAGGGCGTCCATGCGCTCCATCACGCGCTGTAGGTCGTTGGGCGAGTGTTCTTCTTGATTGAGAACGTGTTCGTAGTCGCGAATGGCGGCCAGCGTATCGTTCTGGCTGGCGAAGATGGTTTGCTCCACTGTCAGACTTTCGTCGAACACGGGCTGTTGGCCCAAGAACGCCACACGAATGTCTTTACGAACGCTAACAGAGCCCGTATCAGGCTGTTCGAGGTTCGCCAGGATGCGTAGAAGGGTAGTTTTACCAGAGCCGTTGATGCCCACCAGGGCTACACGTTGGCCTTGTTGCAACCCAAAATTGAGGTCGCGGAAGAGCCAGCGGTCGGCGTAATTTTTCGAAATGGATTCGGCAGAAAGCAGATTCATGCCGCAAAGGTAACCTCAAATCACCCTTACCCGGTCAACGTGTAAGTCGTCGCGCAGGATTTCGAGGCCTTTGTAAGCCAGCGGCCGCCCGGTGTTGGTGGTCAGCTCGCCGCCGTCGCTGTACTTCTGGGCCACGTCGAGCACTAGTTGGGTGTATTTGCGTTCGCCCAACTCGATGGCAACCGGGCGGCCGCGGCTGGAATCGAAGGTAGCCAGGGCGCGTTCAATTTCTTCCAGTATTGTACTCATGAACGGGGAGTAGAGCGGGCGGATAAGGAATTACAAAGTAAGAATGGGCAATAAATATTAGGAATACAACTTCTGCCAACCAATGCAAATTGGCTCAATACCACGCCCGTGCGCGGTATGGCCTTGTCAAATGTTAAATGTTAGTCGTTACTTGCCCGCCTATGCCTACCTCAACACCCGACCTTAGCACCCGGCCCATCGGAGTTTTCGACAGCGGTATCGGCGGCCTCACCGTCGCGCACGCCGTCAATAAAATGCTGCCCCACGAGCGCCTGATTTACTTCGGCGACACAGCACATCTGCCGTACGGTGACAAATCAACGGCTGCCATTCAGGCGTACAGCATCAAAATCTGCGATTTGCTGCTGCGCCAACACTGCAAAGTCATCCTGATTGCCTGCAATTCGGCCTCGGCCGCGGCCTACGAGTTGGTGCGCGAATATGTAGGCTCGAAAGCGCGCGTGCTCAACGTAATCGACCCAATTGTGGAGCATATCGGCCAAGCCTACGCGGAGCGAAACGTGGGCCTGATCGGCACGAAGCAAACCGTCAACTCCAACGTATACAAGAAGAAAATCGACGACCTCGACGCCGGAGTGCAGCTCCAGTCGCTGGCTACGCCGCTTTTGGTGCCCATGATCGAAGAAGGGTTTTTCAACAACACCATCAGCGACAACATCATCCGCACGTACCTCAACAACCCTGAGCTGAGCAACATCGACGCCTTGGTGCTCGGCTGCACACACTATCCCTTAATTAAGGAGCAAATCGCCGACATTTACCAAGGCAAAGTACAGGTGCTGGATGCTTCAGATGTAGTAGCCAAGCACTTGAAAAAGTATCTGGAAGACAACCACTTAGCAGCAAAACCTACTTCTTTGGCACCGGTACACCACTTTTACGTCTCCGACTTTACCCGCTCGTTTGAAGAAAGCACCCGCATCTTTTTCGGCCAGGAAGTGCATCTGGAGCATTATCCGCTGTGGGAGTAAAAGTAATAAGTAATTGATAATGAGATAATTATGAAAAAGACATACTATCGTTTAGGCGATTGGCGGCGGAATGCTTTGTTGCTCGCCGCCGCTGCGAGCCTAGGGCTGGCGGTATTACCTGCCTGCTCAAGCAACAACGAGCGCCAAGATCCGAACGCCGACGAGTGGAGCGGCGAAACCTACAGCGAAGGCGTCATTACGGAGATAACGGAAGTACAACCCGGCGAGTGGAAAATCACGGCCGAGCGGCCTGCCGGCAAGGAAGAAGTAGCCGCCGTGATGCATCACTTTGATGGCAAGGTAGATACACTCCAGGGCCAGGCTCTGCAACGCCAGATGCAAGACTACAGCCGTCGCTACCCCGAAAACCGGGTAGGCAGCACCGGCATGATGGACGTGCTCATGTGGAGCGGCATTGGCTACATGGCCGGCCGCTACATGACGCCCAACGCGGGATACTATGCCAATCCGGGCCTAGTGCAGCAAAACTCGGCCTGGCGGCAAAATGTAACCCGCGAGCGCGAAACCCAAGGGCGTGGATTCTACGGCCGGGGCTTTTCGGGCAATCGTACATCGCGCACGGCTGGGGTGCGGGAGAGCCGCACATTTTCGCGTTCGGCCTACCGCAGCAGCGCGCCGCGTATGGGGCGTAGCAGCGGGTTTGGAAGCCGTGGCTTCGGTGGTAGAGGCTTTGGCGGGTAAATTGTTGATTACATTGTAGTTATGAGTATGGTTCGGCTTTTGCCGCTTTCGGGCGATGTTGCACCTGCCGTACGCGCGCTGGGTTGGGATTGGGCCATAGAGGAAGCCTGCGAAAATTACGTGGCACGTGAAGCAGTGGCACTTCCAGAAGAGGAAGCCGATACGCTGTTGGCAGCCGCCGATACTTTATATGGGATGCTCGTCCAAGCAATCCCAGACCCTGTTCCGGATGAGCTGCTGCGGTTGCTTGCCATTCCGCCGATGCTTTGGGCTGCCATCCGCCACTCCTGGAACGACGACCGGCATTGGCACCTCTACGGTCGCTTTGATATAGTAAGCACCCCGGAAGGCCCTAAACTGTTGGAATTCAACGCCGATACAGCCACCAGCATCCCCGAAACAGCCGTAGTGCAATGGGCCAGCTTGGTTGCCGCCCGGCAGTCGGAAGATGAGCGCCAAGCCAACAGTTTGTTCGAAGGCTTGGAAGCACAGTTTCGACAATGGCTGACGCTAAACGCTGACCTAGAGGCAAGTCTGCTATTAGTGCATCTACCTGACAGCGCCGAAGACGAAGCGAACTGCACCGTACTAGCCGAGGCCGCGCGGGCTGCTGGTTTCACCGAAGTGCACATTTGCCCCGTCGATGACATGCAGGTATCGGTGGCAGGGGAGGAGCGCGGCGTTTGGGCGCAGGTGGGCCCCGAGCAATGGTTGCGTTTCAGTTTTGTGTTTAAGCTAGTGCCTTGGGAGATCCTGGCCGAGGAAGAGCCTGCTCTAACCACTGATTTAACCCAATTGCTGCTCAGCCGCGACGTAATAATTGCCAACCCTGCTTACGCCTTGCTTTTTCAAAGCAAAGGCATTTTGGCGTGGTTGTGGCAAGTTTATCCGCAGCATCCTTTGCTGCTCGAATCGTCGTTGCAGCCCTTGTCGGGGCATTATGTTCGCAAGCCCTTTTTTGGGCGTGAGGGACAAAATGTGGCTGATATTCATAATGGGTTAACTGTCAATGAAATAGCTGGAGACTACGAAACTCAAGCCCAGGTATACCAACGGCGGGCTGAACTGCCGCTTGACGAGCAGGGAAGGTATTACCAAGCCGGCGTATTTTGGGCTGGCGAAGCCTGCGCGCTAGGGTTTCGCCGCGACAAAGGTTTCATTACCAACTTATCCGAGTTTGTGCCCCACTTGCTTACCTCCTGACTCGAAAATTCGCTCCTCATCGTACAGCGTTGAGTAAGCTTCTGAAAAGCAGTAGTTTATAAAGAAGAACCTTGAATAATTCCTAAATAGTCGATAGCGCCAACTCGACAGTTAAAATATAGAATTCGAAAAAAATAAAGACGTTAAATAATTATAAACACATTTCCCCGTTGGCTTTATAATGTGATTTCATTAGACATAGGTTGTGTATTTAAATAATGCAAATTTTGTAGGCAATTATCATGTTATTTGGAATTGAGATTGGTTTCTTATCTATAGTTGATCTTTGGCAGCGGCAGTTGATTTAAAATCTGAAACCTCTTTCCCTGAACCACAAGCTGCTTCACGTCTTCGCAGACTATATCGAATAGTGATGAGCACACCTATCTAAACAAGGGAAAATGAAAAAATAGTGCTAGTGATTGCACTAGAAAACGTGCAAATTTGTGCCGTGACATTGAATGGATAAATCTGGCTTTGGGTTAAGAGGAGGACTGATGAGAGTGTCAGATAAATGATATTATTGCTCTGGAAACGCAGCTGAAGTCATAAAAATTCGCAGCCTATCTGGCATGAAATATGAAGGCGAGCGCAACCTAATCCACAACAAACGCCAACTTTATACTTTGAATAATTATATTTTATCAAAAAAAATTCCTTGTCCATAAGATTTTGAAATCCGTAAAACACCGCTGATTACAGAATAGTATAAGCGTTTCCTTTCGTAACCTTTCTTTCATTCCATACACATGAAAAACAAATACTTAAGTAACCCAAATCGAGCATTACGACCTCGGGCTTGGGCAATTTTATTGGTGCTTTTGGCCTTGCCCATATTAGGTTGGGCCCAGACATTCACTGAAACCTTCGGGACCAAAGGTCCTGAGTCAGTAAGTGCTGCTAACACTGCTAAGGATTTCGATAATGACTTGCTCACGTTTAGCGGGAATGCATCGTTGATTGCTAGCGACCAATACATTGAGGCTTCACCTGGGTCAGGTGGTTCCTTTGTGTTTTTTGGCGACGTAAATTCAACTAAAGATGGTATTGACGTTGCGTTTCCTACTAACGTCCGTACTCTATCTATACTAGGAATTAACACTACGCAGCTGCAAGCAGCAAGTACAAAGTTGAGCTTCAACTTTTATGTCAACCCTGGTGCTAATACAACACTGGGTAACTTTGTAGTCGAATACCGCACAAGCCAGCAGTTTGGCGCTCCCTACACCACTATTGCGGATGTAAATCTGAATCGCGGTGCAGGATGGAGTAATGTTTCTATTACCAACCCGTTCAATGGTGCGACAGGGAATAGCGTAGAAATTCGATTCCGCCGTTCTGTTGCAGCAAACGAATACATCGCTATTGATGATGTAGTGCTGTCTGGTACTACAAACCCTAACTTCACGGTTTCACCTGCTGACCTTACGTTTCCCGGAACACCAGTAAATGGAACATCGGCTCCGCAAAGTATCTCGGTTGCCGGCAGCGGACTCACAAGTGACATTGCCGTTCAGGCACCTACTGGTTTCCGCATTCGCAAACAAGGCGATGCTGCTTACTTGGCTGAGGGCGCTACGCTCACGCTGACTCGTGCTAATGGCAACATCGACACCAAAGTTGAGGTAGTTTTCAATCCTACGACCCCAACGCCAACTAAGCCAACCGGACAGATTTCATTTGTTGGTGGCGGTGCTACCAGCCGGTTTGTCTCGGTTTCAGGCACCGTCGTTACCCCAAACATTACTGTAAATCCCACAACGTTGACATTTGGCAACGTGGAAGTAAATACGCAGTCTTCGAGCCAATTTATTTCCGTTGTAGGTTCCGATCTCACTGACAACGTCAGCGTTCAGGTTCCAACTGGGTATATATTCCGCAAATCTGGAGATGCAACTTTCTTAGCATCTGGTACAACCCTAACGCTGGTTCAGGCAAGCGGTAGCGTTAATGCTGATGTTGAGATCCGTTTGGCTCCGACAACCATAGGAAATTTCAACGGTAATGTATCGTTCGTAAGCAACGGTGCTACTACACGGTTTGTGGGCGCAACCGGTGCGGGCGTCGCGCCGGCGCCAGTGGTAACGGTTTCGACCACTAACCCGCCTACTGCCAACAGCAATACCATTGGTTTCCCGGATACGCGTATCGGTCGTACTGCTACGCCAGCATCATTTTATGTAAGCGGACAAAATCTGGATAATAACACGGTAACTGTTAGCTCACCATCAAACGAATTTCTGATTCGTTTGGGTCGGTCAGGTGCTTTTGGCTCATCCGTCATCCTGAACGGTACAAACGGCACTTTGGCTGCTACCGAACTACAGGTGCAATTTGCTCCTTCCACAGTAGGGCCGCGCAACGCTACTATCGCTGCATCTTCCGGTACTACTGTTAACTCCATTTTGCAGGTAAGCGGCAATGGCTTAGCAGCCACCAACGAAATCTTCATTACGCCCGATCCCGCTACCCTCGATTTCCAGACGGTATCGTCGAACGGCTCATCGCAAATTCTGACCTTCCAAGTTGGTGCTACCTTAATCGGGACCAACCCTTTGGTGCTAACTCCCGCCAGCTCTACTTCTTCCAACGCCAACATTGAGATTCGGGAAGCGAACGTCGGTGATTTCCAGACCGGCCCGCTCACTTTCCAACCTGTCAACGGCAGCGTAACGGAACGCACTATCGAAGTTCGCCTAACTGGCCCGCTGGCATTGGGTAACTACGAAGGCTCCATCACGGCTTCCAGCAACGGAACCCCAAGCAAAGCAGTGCGTGTAATCGCAAACAGCAACGGTACTTCGGCTACGGTTAGTGCCGACAACACGCTGCAGCCTTTCTCTACAGTTCCGGGCGTAGCATCTGCTACGCAATCTTTCCCAGTAAACGGTCAAGGATTGATTCGTGACATCACGGTGAAAGCCCCCGCTCTATTCCAGATTGCGCTCAACGAAGCAGATTTTGCTGCTCTGAATGGTGCCACTGGAAACACCATTACGGTGGTACGTAACAATGATGCTGGCGACGGCTTCAAAAACCCTGTACCCGTATACGTTCGCTACTTGCCTAGCATTGCTTCTCAACAGCCGGACAGCGGCCCGATAGCGGTTACAAGCGAGCCAGCAATCGGTGCTACAATTCAGGTACAAGGCTATAGCGCTCCTTCGGTCGAAATTCAGTCTTCGATTCCTGAGATCGCAAACGTTGAGATCAACACGTTGTCTAACCCTGTGGCGGTTACAGTGCACGCTGTGCGGGTACGTCAGGCTATCACGGTTTCGGAAGTGCTGACGCAGCCTACGCAGTTTAACAATCCGCTTCAGGATCAGTTTGAGATTTCGCTCAAGCCAGATGCTGACTTTGGTAGCGTTGTTACTTTCAGCCCGGATGCAAGCACGTACAGCATTGATCAGGTAGTGTATGTGCGTTACAAGCCTACTCATATTGGCAATGCAACTTCGAAACTCCAGTTCAGAAGCAGTGACTTTATCAATTCCGGCTTCCAGGATTTCCCAGCAAACGGATCACTGCTCGGCAAAGCACTCGACACACAACCAACAGCACAGACTACCATCAATGTTGTGCGGAATGGCTCAACGGCAACCGTTACCTTCTCGCCTGCGCAGGGCGGTACTATAAACGGTGCCGGCGAAGGTCGTCTGATCATTGCTAGCCTCAGCAACCAGTTGGCCGGTAACAACCAGCCTACTGATGGACAATCATACCTAGCAGCCGATGGAACATTCGGTCAGGGTACGGTGCTGGCAAATGGGTACTTCTCGGTATACACCGGTACGGGTGACCAAGCCATTGTAAAAGGTCTGGATCCAAGTAAGGCTTACTACTTCTACGTGTTCGATTACAACTACGTAGCTACTAACAGCGCTGGTCAGCGTCTATCGGTGCCGGGTGCTGAAAACTACCGCACGCCTACGCCACCTAACCAATTGGTGCCAGTTGATGCCATTATTCCTCCCGATGCAGCGCTGCCTGTTGAGTTGGTATCCTTTACGGCCAAGCTGCGCAACCACCGTGTCGATCTGAACTGGGTGACTGCGATGGAGAAGAACAACAAAGGCTTTGAAGTACAGCGTAGCCAAGACGGCAAAACCTTCTCGACTATCCTGTTCAAAGAAGGCCACGGCAATAGCTCTAATAAGATCACTTATACCGCTGTTGACCAAGAGCCCCTGTTTGGTACTTCTTACTACCGCCTGAACCAAATCGATGCAGATGGCAAGTCCACTCTCTCATCAGTTGTCAGCGTTACAAACGGCGGCAGCGGTGAAGTGTCACTCTACCCAAACCCTGCGCACGATGTGGTAAACATCCGCTTGGCAGGCTCGACCGAAGGTGTAACGGTACGCATCTCCGATCTGACTGGTCGCGCCGTACGTCGTCAGGTGTTAAGTGCTGATGGCCAGTTGAATGTAAGCGACTTGCAAGCCGGTACCTACATCGTAACCATCGGTGAGGGTGCTCAGAAAGTCACTCGTAAGATTGTTAAGGAGTAACGCCCTTCTTACATCGTTTTCAAACAAAAGGCCTCCCAATCGGGAGGCCTTTTGTTTGAAAACATACACATGTAACTATTTGATAATAAGGTACTTATGAATTTAGACTCCGTAGCTGCTGCTGCTTAAGCAAGGAGAGTTAGACTACGGAGTAGTTCAAAATACTGATACACTCACCAACGCAAAAGCCCGACCAATTGGTCGGGCTTTTGCGTTGAGATAGCGCTATATAAAGTTTGCTACACCGAGAAGCTTTCGCCGCAACCGCAGGTACGCGATGCGTTGGGGTTGTCGAAAAAGAAGCCTTTGCCGTTCAGGCCGTCGGAGAAGTCGAGCTGAGTACCAGCGAGATAGAGGAAGCTTTTCATATCCACTACCACGCGAACGCCTTTGTCTTCGAACTCCTGGTCCATGGGCTTCACTTCGTTATCGAAATCAAGCTTGTACGACAAACCCGAGCAGCCACCACCGGCCACCGAAGCACGTAGGCGGTACGTTTCGTCGAGGCTGGCATCAGCCATAAGGCGCTCGACCTTTTCTTTGGCTTTATCAGAAACAGTGATCATAACAGTTGTCAAGTGTTAGTTGCCGGTTGTCAACAAAATACCAACAGTAGCAAAAGCGCTGGTGGTTCTGCATTGACAACAAATAACTAAGAAGAAGGATTCAGAACCACGCTAAACACCGTAATGGTATTGAGGTCGCGGCCGTAATAAAGCTTATCCAGTGCTTCGTAGGCGTTGTGAGCCCGAAAATAGGACGTCTGCAACTCTTTGTCGCCGCGCGCCCGCCACTGAATGGTATAGGAGCTTTCGGTATCACGGAAGCCCTTGACATAAGCCAGCATTTTGCGCAGCACGTCGAGCTTGTCATAGCCCGTTTCGTAGCGAAACAGAAAGCTCTGGTGGTGTCTGGGATTTACCGTAACCAAATCCAACCGAGTCTGCCCGTCCAGTTGCCGAAACTCAAAAAGCAGGTTGCCGGGCGGCATGCCCAAATGCTCTTCTATCTGCCGCTGGATGCGTGCACTCTCAACGTGGACGTCGGTGGGGGTAACTTCCATGGCTTAGCAGTTGCCCATTACGAATTGTGAGTTGCCAGCTATCCGTTGCGAAACAGAAGGCCAGCAACTCACAACGGGTAATAGCTTAGTGATGCGTCTTGGCTTCTTCGAAAGCAGGCAGACCGTTCTTCACGCGGTAGTCGTTGATGGCCGACTTAATGGCATCTTCAGCCAATACCGAGCAGTGGATTTTAACGGGCGGCAAGGCCAGCTCTTCCACAATCTCCATGTTGTCGATGGCGAGGGCCTCGTCGATGCTCTTGCCTTTCAGCCATTCGGTGGCCAACGACGACGAAGCAATGGCCGAGCCACAACCAAAGGTTTTGAATTTAGCGTCGGTGATGGTGTTGGTGGTTTCGTCCACTTCGATTTGGAGACGCATTACGTCGCCGCACTCAGGTGCACCTACCAAGCCAGTACCCACATTCTTTTTGCTCTTATCCAGCGTGCCCACGTTGCGGGGATTGCTGTAATGATCGATTACTTTATCGGAGTAAGCCATTGTCTTGATGAAAAATGATGAATGAAGAAGGAGGAATGATAAAAGTGAGGGTCATCGCTTCACTCCCTCATTCCCGATTCGATCTTAATGTTCTGCCCACTCAATCTTGCTGAGGTCGACGCCTTCTTTGAACATCTCCCACAGCGGCGACATTTCGCGCAGCTTGGTTACGGCTTCTTTTACGTGGTTGATAGCGTAATCAACTTGCTCGTCGGTAGTGAAACGGCTCAGGCCGAATCGCAAAGACGAGTGCGCCAGATCGTCGCTAAGGCCCAGTGCCTTAAGTACGTAAGATGGCTCCAAAGAAGCTGAGGTACAAGCCGAGCCGGAAGATACGGCAATGTCTTTTACACCCATCATCAGGCCTTCACCTTCTACGTACTTGAAAGAAATGTTGGTAGTGTGCGGCAAGCGGTGCTCACGCGAACCGTTGACGTAGCTTTCTTCCAACGTGAGCAATTCGCGCTCCAAGCGGTCGCGCATGGCGCTGATACGCTGCGAGTCACTTTCCATTTCGAGGCGGCAGAGTTCGCATGCTTTGCCAAGCCCTACAATGCCGGGAACGTTGAGCGTGCCCGAACGCATGCCGCGCTCGTGGCCGCCACCGTCCATCTGGGCGGTAACTTTCACCCGCGGGGCTTTACGGCGAACATACAGTGCGCCTACGCCTTTGGGGCCGTACATTTTATGGCCGCTGAAGGCCATCAGGTCAATACCGTCGGCGTTTACGTCTACCGGAATCTTACCTACGGCCTGCGTAGCGTCCGTCATAAACAGCGCGCCGTGCTGCTTGGCAATGCGGGAGATCTCTTTAACCGGCTGAATAACACCTACTTCGTTGTTGGCATACATGATGCACACCAGAATGGTCTGGGGCGTCATGGCAGCTTCCAACTCGGTGAGGCTAATTAGGCCTTCTTCGTTAACGGGCAGGTACGTTACCCGAGCACCCAGCTTTTCGAGGTGCTTGCAGGTGTCGAGAACGGCTTTGTGTTCAGTCGTAGCCGTGATGATGTGGTT
This window encodes:
- a CDS encoding IscS subfamily cysteine desulfurase encodes the protein MLKLPIYFDNNATTPLDPRVLEAMMPYLTEVFGNAASRNHPFGWAAEEAVDYAREQIAALIKCDPKEIIFTSGATESDNLGIKGVFEMYAQKGNHIITATTEHKAVLDTCKHLEKLGARVTYLPVNEEGLISLTELEAAMTPQTILVCIMYANNEVGVIQPVKEISRIAKQHGALFMTDATQAVGKIPVDVNADGIDLMAFSGHKMYGPKGVGALYVRRKAPRVKVTAQMDGGGHERGMRSGTLNVPGIVGLGKACELCRLEMESDSQRISAMRDRLERELLTLEESYVNGSREHRLPHTTNISFKYVEGEGLMMGVKDIAVSSGSACTSASLEPSYVLKALGLSDDLAHSSLRFGLSRFTTDEQVDYAINHVKEAVTKLREMSPLWEMFKEGVDLSKIEWAEH
- a CDS encoding ABC-F family ATP-binding cassette domain-containing protein; translation: MNLLSAESISKNYADRWLFRDLNFGLQQGQRVALVGINGSGKTTLLRILANLEQPDTGSVSVRKDIRVAFLGQQPVFDESLTVEQTIFASQNDTLAAIRDYEHVLNQEEHSPNDLQRVMERMDALNAWDYEAQVKQILGRLGILGELLERRVDKLSGGQRKRVALARVLIEEPEILILDEPTNHLDLDTIEWLENRLASPSLTLLMVTHDRYFLDKVANEIVELDQGKVHRYQGNYSYFVEKKAEREQMEVAEVEKARNLLRKELEWMRRQPQARGTKQKARIDAFYETQEKAKTKIGGPQLELSVKTTRQGGKIIEVEHLHKQFGNKVVLDDFSYVFKKKDRIGLIGPNGAGKSTLLNMLTGKLQPDSGAVDAGQTTVFGYYTQTELEFDESQRVIDIVKEVAEVVEMANGEVVTASQFLQHFQFPPAQQYTLVSKLSGGEKRRLQLLRVLIKNPNFLILDEPTNDLDIITLNILEDFLLNFSGCLLIVSHDRYFMDALVEHVFVLEPGGQIRQFPGNYTDYREWQKENNSVEYAKEMAKTAKAAAGVAPSAAPAQVAPAAAPKRRASFAEKKEYETLEKDIERLEEQKQQLINQLNAGNGSHQELADWAVQLKRIDAELDAKGERWLELADFM
- a CDS encoding HesB/IscA family protein, whose product is MITVSDKAKEKVERLMADASLDETYRLRASVAGGGCSGLSYKLDFDNEVKPMDQEFEDKGVRVVVDMKSFLYLAGTQLDFSDGLNGKGFFFDNPNASRTCGCGESFSV
- the iscU gene encoding Fe-S cluster assembly scaffold IscU yields the protein MAYSDKVIDHYSNPRNVGTLDKSKKNVGTGLVGAPECGDVMRLQIEVDETTNTITDAKFKTFGCGSAIASSSLATEWLKGKSIDEALAIDNMEIVEELALPPVKIHCSVLAEDAIKSAINDYRVKNGLPAFEEAKTHH
- a CDS encoding glutathionylspermidine synthase family protein; the protein is MVRLLPLSGDVAPAVRALGWDWAIEEACENYVAREAVALPEEEADTLLAAADTLYGMLVQAIPDPVPDELLRLLAIPPMLWAAIRHSWNDDRHWHLYGRFDIVSTPEGPKLLEFNADTATSIPETAVVQWASLVAARQSEDERQANSLFEGLEAQFRQWLTLNADLEASLLLVHLPDSAEDEANCTVLAEAARAAGFTEVHICPVDDMQVSVAGEERGVWAQVGPEQWLRFSFVFKLVPWEILAEEEPALTTDLTQLLLSRDVIIANPAYALLFQSKGILAWLWQVYPQHPLLLESSLQPLSGHYVRKPFFGREGQNVADIHNGLTVNEIAGDYETQAQVYQRRAELPLDEQGRYYQAGVFWAGEACALGFRRDKGFITNLSEFVPHLLTS
- the murI gene encoding glutamate racemase, with translation MPTSTPDLSTRPIGVFDSGIGGLTVAHAVNKMLPHERLIYFGDTAHLPYGDKSTAAIQAYSIKICDLLLRQHCKVILIACNSASAAAYELVREYVGSKARVLNVIDPIVEHIGQAYAERNVGLIGTKQTVNSNVYKKKIDDLDAGVQLQSLATPLLVPMIEEGFFNNTISDNIIRTYLNNPELSNIDALVLGCTHYPLIKEQIADIYQGKVQVLDASDVVAKHLKKYLEDNHLAAKPTSLAPVHHFYVSDFTRSFEESTRIFFGQEVHLEHYPLWE
- a CDS encoding T9SS type A sorting domain-containing protein, yielding MKNKYLSNPNRALRPRAWAILLVLLALPILGWAQTFTETFGTKGPESVSAANTAKDFDNDLLTFSGNASLIASDQYIEASPGSGGSFVFFGDVNSTKDGIDVAFPTNVRTLSILGINTTQLQAASTKLSFNFYVNPGANTTLGNFVVEYRTSQQFGAPYTTIADVNLNRGAGWSNVSITNPFNGATGNSVEIRFRRSVAANEYIAIDDVVLSGTTNPNFTVSPADLTFPGTPVNGTSAPQSISVAGSGLTSDIAVQAPTGFRIRKQGDAAYLAEGATLTLTRANGNIDTKVEVVFNPTTPTPTKPTGQISFVGGGATSRFVSVSGTVVTPNITVNPTTLTFGNVEVNTQSSSQFISVVGSDLTDNVSVQVPTGYIFRKSGDATFLASGTTLTLVQASGSVNADVEIRLAPTTIGNFNGNVSFVSNGATTRFVGATGAGVAPAPVVTVSTTNPPTANSNTIGFPDTRIGRTATPASFYVSGQNLDNNTVTVSSPSNEFLIRLGRSGAFGSSVILNGTNGTLAATELQVQFAPSTVGPRNATIAASSGTTVNSILQVSGNGLAATNEIFITPDPATLDFQTVSSNGSSQILTFQVGATLIGTNPLVLTPASSTSSNANIEIREANVGDFQTGPLTFQPVNGSVTERTIEVRLTGPLALGNYEGSITASSNGTPSKAVRVIANSNGTSATVSADNTLQPFSTVPGVASATQSFPVNGQGLIRDITVKAPALFQIALNEADFAALNGATGNTITVVRNNDAGDGFKNPVPVYVRYLPSIASQQPDSGPIAVTSEPAIGATIQVQGYSAPSVEIQSSIPEIANVEINTLSNPVAVTVHAVRVRQAITVSEVLTQPTQFNNPLQDQFEISLKPDADFGSVVTFSPDASTYSIDQVVYVRYKPTHIGNATSKLQFRSSDFINSGFQDFPANGSLLGKALDTQPTAQTTINVVRNGSTATVTFSPAQGGTINGAGEGRLIIASLSNQLAGNNQPTDGQSYLAADGTFGQGTVLANGYFSVYTGTGDQAIVKGLDPSKAYYFYVFDYNYVATNSAGQRLSVPGAENYRTPTPPNQLVPVDAIIPPDAALPVELVSFTAKLRNHRVDLNWVTAMEKNNKGFEVQRSQDGKTFSTILFKEGHGNSSNKITYTAVDQEPLFGTSYYRLNQIDADGKSTLSSVVSVTNGGSGEVSLYPNPAHDVVNIRLAGSTEGVTVRISDLTGRAVRRQVLSADGQLNVSDLQAGTYIVTIGEGAQKVTRKIVKE